A genome region from Tenebrio molitor chromosome 4, icTenMoli1.1, whole genome shotgun sequence includes the following:
- the LOC138129018 gene encoding peptidyl-tRNA hydrolase 2, mitochondrial-like → MEIVASNAYLAVFGAGTVIGATSTYFLLKFLKKPPNEVWKPGMEERFEFDDPRDEYRLIMGVRNDLKMQKGKVAAQCGHAAVAAYAKALNHCPKTLKKWLRYGGTKIAVRIDSEQELLDLDKKARKMNVLSSIIRDAGQTQVAPGTRTVIAIGPAPKSVLDEISGHLKLY, encoded by the exons aTGGAAATCGTTGCAAGTAACGCGTATCTAGCAGTATTTGGTGCTGGCACAGTGATTGGTGCCACTTCGACGTATTtcctgttaaaatttttaaaaaagcccCCGAATGAAGTGTGGAAACCGGGAATGGAAGAAAggtttgag ttTGACGACCCTCGCGACGAGTATCGCCTAATAATGGGGGTTCGGAACGACCTTAAGATGCAAAAAGGCAAAGTGGCGGCACAGTGTGGACACGCTGCAGTTGCTGCCTATGCAAAAGCTCTGAATCACTGTcccaaaacattaaaaaagtgGCTCAGATACG GAGGAACAAAAATTGCTGTTCGAATCGATTCGGAACAGGAGTTGCTAGATTTAGATAAAAAAGCAAGAAAGATGAATGTGTTATCGAGCATTATACGAGACGCGGGACAAACACAAGTTGCCCCTGGGACGCGAACTGTCATCGCCATAGGACCAGCGCCTAAAAGTGTTTTAGATGAAATTTCAGGACATCTAAAATTGTACTGA